The following coding sequences are from one Ornithodoros turicata isolate Travis chromosome 1, ASM3712646v1, whole genome shotgun sequence window:
- the LOC135397658 gene encoding clotting factor B-like, whose amino-acid sequence MENVVVVCLVLILAAGVRSKECGVKRLKSDPGAERPWLGSIVQYGSGKNPDFLCMGTLISNQHILTAAHCFDGKPLSPRRYSVQLESESSDSGTEYNIHFITRHPSYVRGQTYNDLAILTLRTEVPDVTVPVCLPDPAESLDNMRAYVGEWLPKTPGGKDPYALSSQLALISTNEECNKYYGEIQLSELSRGLQGSQVCTDSRRGHGDCNRLTASPLMVTDRKQRWHVVAVASYRHNCDVDDTHPGIYTRVGDHLSWIQGVMRS is encoded by the exons ATGGAGAACGTCGTAGTAGTATGTCTGGTTCTCATTCTTGCCGCTGGGGTCAGGTCAAAAG AGTGTGGAGTGAAGAGGCTAAAATCTGATCCAGGAGCCGAACGACCGTGGTTG GGCTCAATTGTACAATATGGCTCCGGAAAAAACCCCGACTTCCTCTGTATGGGAACACTTATCAGCAACCAGCACATCTTGACTGCGGCACACTGCTTTGATGGAAAGCCACT GAGTCCTAGGCGATATTCAGTTCAACTCGAATCTGAGTCGTCCGATTCTGGCACAGAATACAACATTCACTTCATCACCCGCCATCCGTCGTATGTACGTGGGCAGACATATAATGACCTCGCCATCCTCACACTGCGAACGGAAGTGCCAGACGTCACTGTCCCAGTCTGCCTTCCAGACCCCGCGGAGTCTCTGGACAACATGCGGGCTTATGTCGGCGAGTGGCTTCCGAAGACACCAG GTGGCAAGGATCCTTACGCACTCAGCTCCCAATTAGCTCTTATTTCGACCAATGAGGAGTGCAATAAATATTACGGTGAGATTCAGCTAAGCGAATTAAGCCGTGGACTGCAGGGCAGTCAGGTGTGCACCGATAGTCGCAGAGGTCATGGAGACTGCAAT AGGTTAACCGCGTCGCCATTGATGGTCACGGATCGCAAACAGCGTTGGCACGTAGTAGCGGTCGCGTCATATCGACACAACTGCGACGTTGACGACACTCACCCTGGTATCTACACTCGTGTCGGCGACCACCTGTCCTGGATCCAAGGGGTTATGCGCAGCTAA
- the LOC135397669 gene encoding clotting factor B-like has product MQKDQGFSESRNNFSKLDMKLTRSILFMLIIVNTAMSQDALCGMKRSKRDPGVEWPWLGTIMEYNSGKIPDFVCMGTLISKKHILTSAHCFDAKSLNTRRYSVQLESQTSDSGDEYNVHSIDFHPFYIPGSKYADLAILTLRTDVPGTTMPICTPNNAENVDNKRSYIGEWLPRFPGSRTYELKAVRAMTSTNTVCKSQYASLKLPELSKGISRAQLCTDLRAGQGDCHRLNGSPLMMSDRTMRWTVVAIAAYRYNCDDQSYPGVYTRVEHYRSWIRSILRR; this is encoded by the exons ATGCAGAAGGATCAGGGTTTTTCCGAGTCAAG GAACAACTTTTCCAAACTTGACATGAAACTGACCCGCAGCATTCTGTTTATGCTGATCATTGTCAACACTGCTATGTCGCAGGATGCTC TTTGCGGTATGAAGAGGTCGAAGAGGGATCCTGGCGTAGAATGGCCCTGGCTG GGAACAATCATGGAGTACAACTCTGGAAAAATTCCTGATTTTGTTTGCATGGGAACTCTCATCAGTAAGAAGCACATACTCACGTCGGCTCACTGCTTTGATGCCAAATCTTT GAACACACGGCGATACTCGGTCCAGCTCGAGTCTCAGACATCAGATTCCGGGGACGAATACAACGTCCACTCTATTGACTTTCACCCATTCTACATCCCTGGAAGCAAGTACGCTGACCTTGCAATCCTTACGCTACGCACTGATGTTCCTGGCACCACGATGCCTATTTGCACCCCGAATAACGCTGAAAACGTTGACAACAAACGATCTTATATCGGCGAGTGGCTTCCGCGGTTCCCAG GTTCCAGGACGTACGAACTGAAAGCCGTGAGGGCCATGACATCGACAAATACTGTTTGCAAATCTCAGTATGCTTCTCTGAAGCTGCCTGAGCTATCGAAAGGAATTTCACGCGCGCAGCTGTGTACAGATCTCAGAGCGGGACAAGGCGACTGCCAC AGACTGAACGGATCCCCACTGATGATGTCTGACCGTACGATGCGTTGGACCGTCGTTGCCATCGCTGCCTATCGCTACAACTGCGATGACCAAAGCTATCCAGGAGTCTACACACGAGTAGAACACTACAGGTCCTGGATTAGAAGCATCTTGCGCCGCTGA